A portion of the Saimiri boliviensis isolate mSaiBol1 chromosome 1, mSaiBol1.pri, whole genome shotgun sequence genome contains these proteins:
- the LOC101045312 gene encoding sulfotransferase 1C2 isoform X1 encodes MALTSELGKQIKLKEVEGTLLQLATVDNWSQIQSFQAKPDDLLICTYPKAASGTTWIQEIVDMIEQNGDVEKCQRAIIQQRHPFIEWARPPQPSGVEKAKAMPSPRILKTHLSTQLLPPSFWENNCKFLYVARNAKDCMVSYYHFQRMNHKLPDPGTWEEYFETFINGKVVWGSWFDHVKGWWEMKDRYQILFLFYEDIKRDPKHEIQKVMKFMGKNLDETVLDKIVQETSFEKMKENPMTNRSTVSKSIMDQSISPFMRKGTVGDWKNHFTVAQNERFDEIYRKKMEGTSINFCMEL; translated from the exons ATGGCCCTGACCTCAGAATTGGGGAAACAGATAAAACTGAAAGAGGTGGAGGGGACCCTCCTGCAGCTTGCAACTGTGGACAACTGGAGCCAGATCCAGAGCTTCCAGGCCAAACCAGATGATCTCCTCATCTGCACCTACCCTAAAGCAG cctcagggaCAACGTGGATTCAGGAAATTGTGGATATGATTGAACAGAATGGGGACGTGGAGAAGTGCCAGCGAGCCATCATCCAACAGCGCCATCCTTTCATTGAGTGGGCTCGGCCACCCCAACCTTCTG GTGTGGAAAAAGCCAAAGCAATGCCCTCTCCACGAATACTAAAGACTCACCTGTCCACTCAGCTGCTGCCACCATCTTTCTGGGAAAACAATTGCAAG TTCCTTTATGTAGCTCGAAATGCCAAAGACTGTATGGTTTCCTACTACCATTTCCAAAGGATGAACCACAAGCTTCCTGACCCTGGTACCTGGGAAGAGTATTTTGAAACCTTCATCAATGGAAAAG TGGTTTGGGGTTCCTGGTTTGACCATGTGAAAGGATGGTGGGAGATGAAGGACAGATACCAGATTCTCTTCCTCTTCTATGAGGACATAAAGAGG GACCCAAAGCATGAAATTCAGAAGGTAATGAAGTTCATGGGAAAGAACTTGGATGAAACAGTGCTAGATAAAATTGTCCAGGAGACAtcatttgagaaaatgaaagaaaatcccATGACAAATCGTTCTACAGTTTCCAAATCCATCATGGACCAGTCCATTTCCCCCTTCATGAGGAAAG GAACTGTGGGGGACTGGAAAAACCACTTCACTGTTGCCCAGAATGAGAGGTTTGATGAAATCTATAGAAAAAAGATGGAAGGAACCTCCATAAACTTCTGCATGGAACTCTGa
- the LOC101045312 gene encoding sulfotransferase 1C2 isoform X2, with amino-acid sequence MALTSELGKQIKLKEVEGTLLQLATVDNWSQIQSFQAKPDDLLICTYPKAGTTWIQEIVDMIEQNGDVEKCQRAIIQQRHPFIEWARPPQPSGVEKAKAMPSPRILKTHLSTQLLPPSFWENNCKFLYVARNAKDCMVSYYHFQRMNHKLPDPGTWEEYFETFINGKVVWGSWFDHVKGWWEMKDRYQILFLFYEDIKRDPKHEIQKVMKFMGKNLDETVLDKIVQETSFEKMKENPMTNRSTVSKSIMDQSISPFMRKGTVGDWKNHFTVAQNERFDEIYRKKMEGTSINFCMEL; translated from the exons ATGGCCCTGACCTCAGAATTGGGGAAACAGATAAAACTGAAAGAGGTGGAGGGGACCCTCCTGCAGCTTGCAACTGTGGACAACTGGAGCCAGATCCAGAGCTTCCAGGCCAAACCAGATGATCTCCTCATCTGCACCTACCCTAAAGCAG ggaCAACGTGGATTCAGGAAATTGTGGATATGATTGAACAGAATGGGGACGTGGAGAAGTGCCAGCGAGCCATCATCCAACAGCGCCATCCTTTCATTGAGTGGGCTCGGCCACCCCAACCTTCTG GTGTGGAAAAAGCCAAAGCAATGCCCTCTCCACGAATACTAAAGACTCACCTGTCCACTCAGCTGCTGCCACCATCTTTCTGGGAAAACAATTGCAAG TTCCTTTATGTAGCTCGAAATGCCAAAGACTGTATGGTTTCCTACTACCATTTCCAAAGGATGAACCACAAGCTTCCTGACCCTGGTACCTGGGAAGAGTATTTTGAAACCTTCATCAATGGAAAAG TGGTTTGGGGTTCCTGGTTTGACCATGTGAAAGGATGGTGGGAGATGAAGGACAGATACCAGATTCTCTTCCTCTTCTATGAGGACATAAAGAGG GACCCAAAGCATGAAATTCAGAAGGTAATGAAGTTCATGGGAAAGAACTTGGATGAAACAGTGCTAGATAAAATTGTCCAGGAGACAtcatttgagaaaatgaaagaaaatcccATGACAAATCGTTCTACAGTTTCCAAATCCATCATGGACCAGTCCATTTCCCCCTTCATGAGGAAAG GAACTGTGGGGGACTGGAAAAACCACTTCACTGTTGCCCAGAATGAGAGGTTTGATGAAATCTATAGAAAAAAGATGGAAGGAACCTCCATAAACTTCTGCATGGAACTCTGa